One Rhizoctonia solani chromosome 1, complete sequence DNA window includes the following coding sequences:
- a CDS encoding carbohydrate esterase family 1 protein: MISIMGHMVLPSVSRRTIIRILPTIVLAIISLIALSLLEFATIQPIDASQQQHSAMATAAALKFITVPPRAPHTATIIFSHGLGDTGDGWRPVATMLASQFPYVKWILPHAPVMPITINGGIEMPGWFDLYSLGKSDDKEDEEGLLRSSKLIHNLVAAENEAGIPSERIVIGGFSQGAALSLVHGLTSEKNYAGLAILSGWFPMRKRLQSLLGPTATATPIFWGHGTADPVVPYKFGQMSVEHMKGNLGFSKLQFNSYKGMAHSAEQQEIADLGAWLKSVIPPL; the protein is encoded by the exons ATGATATCGATCATGGGACATATGGTGCTACCCAGTGTCTCCAGACGCACGATTATCCGCATCCTTCCGACTATAGTACTTGCCATAATTTCCCTTATTGCCCTTTCCCTGCTCGAGTTCGCGACCATCCAGCCCATTGACGCCTCGCAACAACAACACTCCGCAATGGCCACTGCTGCTGCCCTCAAGTTCATTACCGTCCCTCCACGCGCGCCACATACCGCTACTATTATCTTCTCACATGGTCTTGGTGATACCGGAGATGGCTGGCGTCCTGTTGCTACCATGCTTGCAAGCCAGTTTCCATATGTAAAATGGATTCTTCCCCATGCACCGGTTATGCCTATTACC ATCAACGGTGGGATTGAGATGCCCGGGTG GTTTGACTTGTATTCGCTTGGCAAATCGGATGACAAGGAGGACGAAGAAGGCCTGTTGAGGTCCTCCAAGCTCATTCATAACCTGGTTGCAGCCGAAAACGAGGCTGGAATCCCCAGCGAGCGAA TTGTCATCGGAGGGTTCAGCCAAGGGGCTGCTCTATCACTAGTTCACGGTCTTACTTCTGAAAAAAACTATGCTGGCCTTGCGATTCTTTCCGGTTGGTTCCCCATGCGCAAGAGGCTTCAATCC CTACTAGGCCCAACAGCCACGGCCACTCCCATCTTCTGGGGGCATGGAACAGCCGACCCCGTGGTCCCATACAAGTTTGGTCAAATGAGCGTGGAGCACATGAAGGGAAATCTTGGTTTCTCAAAGCTGCAATTCAATTCTTACAAGGGCATGGCACATTCTGCGGAGCAACAAGAAATTGCAGATCTGGGTGCATGGTTGAAGAGTGTTATTCCTCCTCTATAA
- a CDS encoding DNA-directed RNA polymerase III subunit C6: MPSVASTSTSGFDTLRREDAFRNPSKTANEVPILQELVAPHIESFNALFDDSNLTLEDGDGKGLLSLGIKDIGSKVVFDGSGTLGESSGAAGWGNRLSIRISDIAIGRPMVSDKDRNVVERQVYPSEARERLTSYRGKLTVKLAWSVNGGPEHEESRDCGLLPIMVRSNRCNLRGLSSAQLVQKHEEPEEFGGYFIINGNERLIRYLILPRRNHVISIIRNSFMNRGPSFTPYGVAIRCVRPDQTSVTNSLNYLSNGSAMLRFSWRKQEYMIPVMLILKALVSASDREIFEGVMMKDYDNTFLTDRMELLLRSFKAFNLHTGDQCLEYLGDKFRVVLGQPEDHDNMTLGHWLIEKIILVHLDSPRDKFRMLLFMLRKLFALVSGECAADNPDSPQHQEVLLPGFLYGMIIKERLDEALNQVRAQIAQDIRRKVPGVDFMDNRYINKVVQRSNFEIGARLANFLATGNLVSPTGLDLQQAAGFTIVAEKLNWYRYISHFRCIHRGAFFAELKTTTVRKLLPEAWGFLCPVHTPDGAPCGLLNHLSRSCRIVTRELDTKSIPSLLSSLGMTQPFSPSVSGKVNICVQLDGRIIGWASPTLAKRMANALRVWKTEGTNRVPMDLEIGYVPPSNGGQYPGLYLFSSRSRMMRPVRYLANGKDDSIGSFEQVYMDVAIRPEEIEENVSTHVEIEPTNFMSILANLTPFSDFNQSPRNIYQCQMGKQTMGTPATALRHRTDNKLYRLQSGQTPIVRPALHNTYGMDSFPNGTNAVVAVISYTGYDMEDAMILNKSAHERGFGYGTIYKSLIVDLADQRGASRSTTQPNLHFGLGRDVKVDDSRKAVVDDDGFPFKGAKVQPGGVIAAYIDDTTGRTCWIKYKGDETAYIEEVRILGSDLGDTEARKIQVTLRITRSPVIGDKFSSRHGQKGVCSQKWPAIDMPFSESGMQPDVIINPHAFPSRMTIGMFVESMAGKAGAMHGLAQDATPFKFNEEDTAISYFGEQLKAAGYNYYGNEPMYSGITGQEFAADIYLGVVYYQRLRHMVDDKFQVRTTGPVDSVTRQPVKGRKRAGGIRFGEMERDALIAHGTSFLLQDRLMNCSDYSTAWVCRTCGSLITLGYDDVRLGETVMGREQPKPTGPGGEYCRVCRAEAEEEERLARSELQNGSAPRPSPHEVRVALPTQNVIGRGSKGGDMDAVAIPFVFRYLCAELAAMGIAVSVEVGQ; encoded by the exons ATGCCAAGCGTCGCATCGACCTCGACTTCAGGTTTCGACACGCTCCGACGAGAGGATGCATTCCGAAATCCTTCTAAAACAGCTAATGAAGTGCCGATTCTACAAGAGCTCGTAGCGCCTCATATCGAGTCTTTCAATGCTCTGTTTGACGACTCTAATTTAACACTCGAGGATGGAGACGGAAAAGGGTTATTATCACTAGGAATAAAAGATATCGGGTCCAAGGTCGTGTTCGACGGAAGTGGAACGCTCGGAGAATCCAGTGGTGCCGCCGGGTGGGGGAACCGGTTGTCCA TACGGATCAGTGATATTGCGATCGGACGTCCTATGGTATCAGACAAGGATAGGAACGTTGTCGAGCGTCAAGTTTATCCGTCCGAG GCTCGTGAACGGCTAACGTCCTACCGAGGGAAATTGACCGTAAAATTGGCATGGTCAGTCAACGGAGGGCCAGAACATGAAGAGTCCAGGGATTGTGGTTTACTACCTATCATGGTCAGA TCAAACCGGTGCAACCTTCGAGGTCTCAGCTCTGCTCAACTCGTACAAAAGCACGAAGAACCAGAAGAATTCGGAGGGTATTTTATTATCAACGGAAACGAACGGTTAATCCGGTACCTCATCCTTCCTCGACGAAACCATGTTATTTCGATCATTCGAAATTCGTTTATGAACCGAGGACCTTCGTTCACACCCTACGGTGTCGCGATACGCTGTGTCAGACCAGACCAAACCTCTGTCACTAACTCACTAAACTACCTCTCGAACGGATCAGCGATGTTGAGATTTAGTTGGAGGAAACAAGAGTATATGATCCCCGTTATGCTCATCCTTAAAGCGCTTGTCAGTGCATCTGATAGAGAAATCTTCGAGGGAGTTATGATGAAGGATTACGACAATACTTTCTTGACGGATCGCATGGAGCTCTTGCTAAGGAGTTTCAAGGCATTTAATTTACATACTGGAGACCAGTGTTTGGAGTACTTGGGTGACAAGTTCCGAGTTGTGCTTGGCCAACCAGAAGACCACGATAACATGACTCTCGGACATTGGTTGATCGAGAAGATTATCTTGGTGCACCTAGATTCACCAAGAGACAAGTTCCGAATGCTACT GTTCATGCTACGGAAACTCTTTGCTCTTGTTTCTGGAGAATGCGCGGCAGATAATCCTGATTCGCCCCAGCATCAAGAAGTTCTCTTGCCTGGATTTCTCTATGGAATGATCATTAAGGAGCGCTTGGACGAGGCATTGAACCAAGTTCGGGCTCAGATTGCACAAGATATACGCAGAAAGGTTCCTGGTGTTGACTTTATGGACA ATCGTTATATCAACAAGGTTGTGCAACGTAGCAACTTCGAGATTGGAGCGCGGCTGGCCAACTTTTTGGCTACAGGCAACTTGGTCTCGCCCACCGGATTGGACCTGCAACAGGCTGCAGGTTTTACGATTGTTGCTGAAAAGCTCAACTGGTACCGATATATCAGTCATTTCAGATGCATACATCGAGGCGCGTTCTTCGCCGAGCTCAAGACAACGACAGTTCGAAAATTGTTGCCCGAGGCATGGG GCTTCTTATGCCCCGTACACACACCTGATGGTGCTCCCTGTGGTCTACTCAATCACCTCTCTCGATCATGTCGAATAGTCACGCGGGAGCTCGACACAAAATCTATACCTAGCCTTCTATCTTCCCTGGGGATGACCCAACCTTTCTCGCCTTCCGTCTCTGGAAAagtcaatatatgcgttcaACTTGATGGGCGAATCATCGGTTGGGCGTCGCCCACACTGGCAAAACGTATGGCTAACGCCTTGCGAGTCTGGAAAACTGAAGGAACGAACCGTGTCCCTATGGATTTGGAAATCGGATACGTCCCGCCCTCGAACGGCGGGCAATATCCTGGATTATATCTGTTTTCTTCAAGGTCAAGGATGATGCGTCCCGTTCGGTACTTGGCCAACGGGAAAGACGATTCAATTGGGTCATTTGAACAGGTCTATATGGATGTTGCAATTCGTCCTGAGGAGATTGAAGAGAACGTATCCACGCATGTGGAGATTGAGCCAACCAACTTTATGTCCATCCTGGCTAACTTGACGCCGTTTTCAGATTTCAATCAG AGCCCTCGTAATATCTACCAATGTCAA ATGGGTAAACAAACAATGGGCACACCGGCAACAGCACTCCGACATCGAACAGACAACAAGCTCTACAGACTCCAAAGCGGGCAAACGCCTATCGTCCGACCAGCGCTTCACAATACATACGGAATGGATTCGTTCCCCAACGGAACAAACGCCGTCGTCGCAGTCATTTCATACACAGGCTATGACATGGAAGACGCCATGATTCTAAATAAATCTGCCCACGAGAGGGGTTTCGGGTATGGGACAATATACAAGTCGCTTATTGTTGATCTGGCGGACCAAAGGGGTGCTTCGAGGTCGACAACCCAGCCCAATTTGCACTTTGGTTTAGGAAGGGATGTCAAAGTAGATGATTCCCGAAAAGCTGTCGTGGACGATGATGGATTCCCATTCAAGGGCGCGAAAGTACAGCCTGGTGGCGTTATTGCCGCATACATTGATGACACTACTGGGAGGACATGCTGGATCAAGTATAAGGGCGATGAAACTGCATATATTGAAGAAGTTCGAATTCTAG GTAGCGACTTAGGAGATACGGAGGCACGCAAGATCCAGGTCACGCTCCGTATTACCCGTTCGCCCGTTATTGGTGATAAATTTTCGTCCCGACACGGACAAAAGGGTGTATGCTCTCAGAAATGGCCTGCCATTGATATGCCATTTAGCGAGAGTGGGATGCAGCCAGATGTCATCATCAACCCTCACGCTTTCCCATCTCGTATGACAATTGGTATGTTTGTGGAGAGTATGGCTGGAAAAGCGGGCGCCATGCATGGACTAGCACAGGATGCTACACCATTCAA GTTCAACGAGGAAGACACTGCAATCTCCTACTTTGGGGAACAACTCAAAGCTGCTGGGTACAACTACTACGGAAACGAACCCATGTACTCAGGGATTACTGGCCAAGAATTTGCAGCAGACATCTACCTGGGAGTCGTTTACTACCAGCGTCTCCGACACATGGTAGACGACAAATTCCAAGTACGAACCACAGGCCCTGTAGATTCTGTTACTCGCCAACCGGTCAAG GGGCGAAAACGTGCTGGAGGCATTCGGTTCGGAGAAATGGAGCGCGACGCGCTTATTGCACATGGGACATCTTTCCTGCTCCAAGACCGCTTGATGAACTGCTCCGATTATTCGACGGCTTGGGTATGCCGTACATGCGGCAGTCTCATCACGCTTGGGTACGATGATGTACGACTGGGCGAGACAGTTATGGGAAGGGAGCAACCCAAGCCAACTGGGCCAGGCGGAGAGTATTGTCGAGTGTGTCGGGCCGAggctgaagaggaagagcgaCTAGCGAGGTCTGAACTGCAAAACGGCTCAGCTCCACGGCCTTCACCCCATGAAGTACGCGTTGCGCTACCTACCCAAAATGTGATTGGAAGGGGCTCCAAGGGAGGGGACATGGATGCCGTTGCCATTCCATTCGTCTTTAGATATCTGTGTGCGGAGCTTGCTGCGATGGGTATTGCGGTGTCGGTTGAAGTAGGGCAGTAG
- a CDS encoding tRNA (guanine-N(1))-methyltransferase, with the protein MASTTEHPTAPTTAGERQSNTHSPNHSPTKAERFAQLKLERRAREKEQKVAKRKEREERLAAGEEPGPSDAKKRKVSREGQGPVRPFNARIVIDLGFDEKMSEKEVGSLCSQLAYTYATHRRTRTPFTNLLFTKLSGRTREQLDGTNDASYRRWRYTEWWEEDIDGLWNPPATVTQPTTDDLLQTTDEPTEISSAAPEGTEPISNPESNAGVETSTEAPELATGSESPAGMTELTPSARLKQRRASKVDPTPQIRSACPQESVVYLTADAEDEILELKEGETYIIGGIVDRNRYKNLCANKARDMEVRSARLPIGRYLKDMPTRKVLTVNQVFDILVHWVTTRNWEDAMQKVMPKRKFNANGKKGKRSQARAGDEDGEDIRDDEDEDQGKSEHTESDERQVEDLTKLDNQVQSTDLY; encoded by the exons ATGGCTAGCACCACTGAACATCCAACAGCACCGACCACTGCTGGTGAACGACAATCGAACACACACTCTCCGAACCACTCCCCGA CGAAAGCCGAACGCTTTGCTCAGCTCAAGCTTGAACGGAGGGCTCGCGAGAAAGAACAAAAAGTCGCTAAACGAAAGGAGCGTGAAGAGCGCTTGGCGGCAGGAGAAGAACCCGGACCCTCTGATGCGAAGAAACGGAAGGTATCAAGGGAGGGCCAAGGTCCTGTGCGACCATTCAATGCCCGGATCGTCATTGATCTTGGCTTTGATGAAAAGATGAGTGAAAAG GAAGTAGGCAGCCTATGTAGCCAGCTGGCATATACGTATGCGACCCACCGACGCACTAGGACTCCATTCACCAATCTCTTATTTACTAAGCTCAGTGGGCGAACAAGAGAGCAACTGGACGGCACAAACGATGCATCATACCGTCGATGGAGGTATACCGAATGGTGGGAAGAGGATATTGATGGTTTATGGAACCCACCAGCTACTGTAACTCAACCAACAACCGATGATCTACTACAAACAACGGACGAACCTACGGAAATATCGAGCGCTGCTCCAGAAGGAACCGAACCCATATCAAACCCCGAGTCAAATGCAGGGGTAGAGACAAGCACAGAAGCTCCGGAACTAGCAACAGGTTCTGAATCTCCTGCTGGTATGACCGAACTGACCCCCTCGGCTCGTCTCAAACAACGACGTGCTTCTAAAGTGGACCCAACTCCCCAAATCCGATCCGCATGTCCCCAAGAATCAGTTGTGTACCTCACTGCAGATGCAGAAGACGAGATACTCGAGCTGAAAGAGGGAGAAACATATATAATAGGCGGGATTGTCGATCGAAATAGGTATAAG AATTTATGCGCCAACAAAGCCCGTGATATGGAGGTTCGGAGCGCAAGATTACCTATAGGAAGGTACCTGAAGGATATGCCCACTCGAAAAGTCTTGACCGTAAATCAG GTTTTCGACATTCTTGTGCACTGGGTTACGACTCGTAATTGGGAAGATGCAATGCAAAAAGTCATGCCTAAGCGAAAGTTTAATGCCAACGGGAAAAAGGGCAAACGCTCACAGGCACGAGCAGGCGACGAGGACGGCGAAGATATTCGTgatgacgaagacgaggaccAAGGCAAATCTGAACATACAGAGTCTGATGAGCGCCAGGTTGAAGACCTTACCAAGCTAGATAACCAGGTCCAGTCCACTGATTTATATTGA
- a CDS encoding methyltransferase domain protein yields the protein MSPFRLFDRNAKRIQKDRAALRDSGERSRTVDYVREEVADRLFERVLDIKRRFPHILDLGAGSGHFTKLLDSDVTDRVTMLDMSYSEFPLPPARLHIDEENLLEAIPANSQDAVMSCLGLHWVNDLPGALIQIRESLKPDGVFLGAITALQLAQVEREGGISPRVSPMTDTRDVSNLMGRAGFTLLTVDTDDVRVSYPSIWELMEDLRDMGERTFIKRDTLIAADAIYKALHGEENGTVPATFQIIYMIGWKPAPNQPKPLERGSGQTNLKDVL from the exons ATGTCTCCGTTTCGTTTGTTTGATCGTAATGCAAAACGTATCCAAAAAGATCGTGCAGCATTGAGAGACTCTGGTGAGCGTAGCCGTACGGTCGATTATGTGCGTGAAGAAGTAGCAGATCGCTTATTTGAACGTGTCCTG GATATCAAAAGGCGTTTCCCTCACATTCTGGACCTCGGGGCGGGATCCGGTCACTTTACCAAATTACTCGATTCCGACGTCACCGATAGAGTGACCATGCTAGATATGAGCT ACTCGGAATTTCCCTTGCCTCCCGCCCGACTTCACATAGACGAAGAAAATCTTCTGGAAGCGATTCCTGCCAACTCTCAGGACGCAGTCATGTCATGTCTTGGGCTTCATTGGGTCAACGACCTTCCAGGCGCACTCATTCAAATCCGAGAGTCGCTCAAACCGGACGGTGTGTTCTTGGGTGCTAT AACGGCTCTCCAATTGGCCCAAGTTGAGCGCGAAGGTGGAATTTCACCACGAGTTTCCCCAATGACTG ACACCCGAGATGTCTCAAATCTCATGGGTCGTGCAGGGTTTACTCTCCTCACGGTGGATACGGATGACGTTCGAGTGTCCTATCCATCCATATGGGAGCTAATGGAGGATCTAAGAGATATGGGAGAAA GAACATTCATCAAGCGCGATACTTTGATCGCAGCAGATGCGATCTACAAAG CTCTCCATGGCGAGGAAAATGGAACGGTACCAGCGACCTTCCAAATCATTTACATG ATTGGATGGAAACCAGCACCCAACCAACCAAAGCCCCTCGAAAGAGGTTCGGGCCAAACGAATCTAAAAGATGTTTTGTAG
- a CDS encoding RNA recognition motif protein: protein MQQAAPQPQQPIGVLPPLVFHNTPTTQVDNFTPTQPTLYSQPSNESLREAAGNPNSSDGEGSGFTPKQYRTSNSFNAVTRPHQLSISNATGPPGFMGSGESFGPNQGYPTPTHQDIFGTRAPTSNRQFDFDIGPNVPGPASGFLSQNGPPYQSVGPMSHQPGPIGKPPSSAHMPQSMNSSHLIQPPTNSGPRGTMNPIHAGPNGATAGSLPPSNQFMPPVHQAAIQQAVSSLGLQYGTPAFNDLVSKLSRPEGPGFQPSTVPQEEISTIFVVGFPDDMSEREFQNMFTFSSGFEAATLKIPNKEPGYGGSSNGQGLTSANALRSGAFPTNGFVTGGPNDPYNLVTVNSGGVVLDPPAPSASGQWPNDDPYTIRNLPLTSAPTAAGNELNHLTMPAPPRKQIIGFAKFRTRQEALEARDVLQGRRVDAEKGAFLKAEMAKKNLHTKRGVGPLGLPLNQALPSNGNNNNPPSHPPQDSASGMTGFSGGSLLSGNAGLGEQLSQRDRDLAAIDAMGLGNGMWDKERERELRNTNTNAYDAFHSVPSSTASTASRLPPPLSTTGLSNNAVGNGILSPTEFVPRSHVMGFTTSPMNGHASLMGAGSGAGGPPPPPGLGPTSALSPPMTPNQWLPPLVSHPDPVNSEAAFGPIARPSSSVALSTPPGSTTSSSRSPERVVPLPASDASTGSNEDVHAPHDDSDPEREQGPDELLGSMGKMSLKVTTQIGTTSPQLPSPGSGSGADKRQSASDQNPPINTLYVGNLPTASGQAHSPSYLEEALRGLFARTPGYRKLCFRQKSNGPMCFVEFEDVNYATKALNEMYGNTLNGLVKGGIRLSFSKNPLGVRTPGLSSPVGGAPPPATFSAALAGISERGFGPSRGLASPTGTFEAQSFGSRLMRQDSTELLSPTGMLSPTGTSMTFPGSPPSRFFSPPLPAPGQGTFSPVIGPSNSLPPFNRAPQSQTFGSGQSSGFGSQPQSFSSVSSFSHWSSAPAPQPFSLAQTGLNEGSEPYDAREREREREQSGHSPFSLSASPGAGHIAQELASRSH from the exons ATGCAACAAGCAGCCCCCCAGCCACAGCAGCCAATCGGCGTGCTCCCACCGCTCGTTTTCCACAATACCCCGACCACCCAGGTGGACAACTTTACTCCAACACAGCCTACTCTGTATTCGCAGCCATCCAACGAATCGCTGCGTGAGGCCGCTGGTAATCCTAACTCATCTGATGGGGAGGGAAGTGGATTCACACCAAAGCAGTACCGCACATCCAATTCGTTCAACGCGGTTACTCGCCCGCACCAGTTGTCAATTAGCAATGCCACCGGCCCACCTGGGTTCATGGGCTCGGGCGAATCATTCGGGCCAAATCAAGGGTACCCAACTCCTACGCACCAAGACATATTTGGAACCCGCGCTCCGACTTCAAATCGCCAGTTCGATTTTGACATCGGCCCTAACGTTCCCGGCCCTGCCAGCGGATTTTTGTCTCAGAACGGACCACCATATCAGTCAGTGGGACCGATGTCCCACCAACCAGGCCCTATCGGGAAACCTCCCTCCTCTGCTCACATGCCTCAGTCGATGAACTCTTCCCATTTGATCCAACCTCCAACTAACTCTGGACCTCGTGGAACAATGAACCCTATTCACGCGGGGCCAAATGGTGCGACTGCCGGATCGTTGCCACCATCAAACCAGTTTATGCCCCCGGTGCATCAGGCAGCTATCCAACAAGCGGTGTCCAGTCTTGGTTTGCAGTATGGTACACCTGCCTTCAATGATCTGGTTTCCAAGTTGTCGCGTCCGGAGGGTCCTGGGTTTCAACCTAGCACCGTGCCTCAAGAAGAAATCTCCACTATTTTTGTAGTAGGGTTCCCAGATGATATGTCG GAGCGCGAATTCCAAAACATGTTCACTTTTTCGTCTGGTTTCGAGGCAGCAACACTGAAGATACCCAATAAAGAACCTGGATACGGGGGCTCATCAAACGGGCAAGGGCTTACTTCAGCCAACGCTCTGCGATCAGGTGCTTTCCCCACAAACGGATTCGTTACTGGCGGCCCGAATGACCCCTATAATCTCGTCACCGTCAACTCGGGCGGAGTGGTTCTGGACCCTCCTGCACCATCGGCCTCGGGTCAGTGGCCCAACGATGATCCATATACGATCCGCAATTTGCCGCTTACATCTGCACCAACGGCTGCGGGTAACGAGCTTAATCATCTTACTATGCCTGCACCTCCGCGCAAGCAGATAATCGGATTTGCCAAGTTCAGGACGAGGCAAGAAGCGCTAGAGGCACGGGACGTTCTCCAAGGCCGGAGGGTAGATGCGGAAAAGGGCGCGTTTCTCAAGGCAGAGAtggccaagaagaacttgCACACGAAGCGGGGGGTTGGTCCACTTGGATTACCACTCAACCAGGCTTTGCCATCGAACGGGAACAACAACAATCCTCCATCGCACCCCCCTCAGGATTCAGCAAGTGGTATGACAGGGTTCTCGGGAGGCTCGCTTTTGAGCGGTAACGCCGGACTCGGGGAACAGTTGAGTCAGCGCGACCGTGATCTGGCGGCCATCGACGCGATGGGCCTGGGGAATGGCATGTGGGATAAGGAACGCGAACGAGAACTACGGAACACCAACACCAACGCATATGATGCTTTCCACTCTGTTCCGAGTAGCACTGCAAGTACCGCGTCACGTCTTCCTCCCCCGTTGTCAACAACAGGCTTGTCCAACAACGCTGTTGGCAATGGTATTCTGTCGCCTACCGAGTTTGTCCCTCGTTCTCATGTGATGGGGTTCACTACTAGCCCTATGAACGGGCATGCTTCCTTGATGGGTGCAGGGTCTGGAGCAGGAGGCCCTCCGCCACCCCCAGGACTTGGTCCAACGAGCGCGCTTTCACCCCCAATGACTCCCAATCAATGGCTCCCTCCCCTTGTATCTCACCCGGATCCTGTCAATTCCGAAGCAGCCTTTGGACCGATTGCCCGGCCGAGCTCGTCGGTGGCGCTTTCGACTCCACCCGGCTCCACAACTTCTTCAAGCCGATCTCCAGAACGTGTTGTCCCCCTGCCTGCTTCGGATGCGTCAACGGGTTCGAACGAGGACGTTCATGCCCCACATGATGATAGCGATCCGGAACGTGAGCAAGGTCCGGACGAATTGCTTGGATCAATGGGAAAGATGTCTCTGAAAGTAACTACCCAAATCGGAACCACATCCCCTCAGCTTCCTTCTCCTGGATCAGGTTCTGGGGCCGACAAGAGGCAAAGTGCGAGTGATCAGAACCCTCCT ATCAATACCCTCTATGTGGGAAATCTCCCTACGGCTTCTGGACAAGCTCATTCCCCTTCGTACCTGGAGGAGGCACTACGTGGCCTCTTTGCCCGTACCCCTGGGTATCGCAAGCTCTGTTTTAGGCAAAAGAGCAACGGGCCAATGTGTTTTGTTGAG TTCGAAGATGTCAACTACGCGACCAAGGCATTGAATGAGATGTACGGAAACACACTGAACGGACTTGTCAAAGGTGGAATTCGTCTGTCCTTTAGCAAGAACCCACTTGGTGTACGGACCCCTGGTTTGTCAAGCCCGGTTGGTGGAGCACCTCCGCCAGCGACTTTCAGTGCAGCATTGGCTGGGATTTCCGAACGTGGATTTGGTCCAAGTCGCGGGCTGGCGTCTCCTACGGGGACCTTTGAAGCTCAGAGCTTTGGTTCTCGTCTCATGCGACAGGACTCGACGGAATTGCTATCTCCAACCGGCATGCTCTCGCCCACCGGCACATCCATGACGTTTCCTGGCTCTCCCCCATCCCGCTTTTTCTCACCTCCGCTCCCAGCCCCTGGACAAGGGACATTTAGTCCCGTGATAGGCCCATCAAACTCCCTGCCACCGTTCAATCGAGCGCCCCAGTCGCAGACGTTTGGGTCGGGGCAGTCATCGGGATTTGGTAGCCAACCCCAATCCTTCTCGAGCGTTAGTAGCTTTTCGCACTGGAGCAGTGCGCCAGCACCTCAGCCCTTTTCTCTCGCTCAGACCGGTCTCAACGAAGGCAGCGAACCCTACGATGCTCGCGAACGAGAGCGAGAACGCGAACAATCTGGACATAGCCCCTTCTCTTTGAGTGCATCCCCTGGAGCCGGTCACATTGCACAAGAGCTGGCCAGTCGGTCTCattaa